A region of Longimicrobium sp. DNA encodes the following proteins:
- the recN gene encoding DNA repair protein RecN — protein sequence MLSELRIRNFALIDRLSVRLGPGLNVLTGETGAGKSIIVGALSLLLGERASADVVRAGEDRASVEGVFDVAGREDVGRILDERGIDPDEDGVLVLKREVAAAGRNRAWVNGSPTTAAVLGELGRALVDLHGQHEHQTLLKRDEQRAILDAYGGHGEMLSAVREAHRDAVALRRDIAELDTRRRDAAQRADFLRFQADEIAAASLKPGEEEEMEDEARRLSHSEELQALSGGLADAVSGSEGALLHEVGSLRRQIDSLVRIDPAQEDVRELYDTVYYSLQELGERMERYSSTIEHDPRRLEEIRRRQDLVFRLKSKYGQTLDEVIEVGRRARAELDLVEGAEWELGGLKKKLAAAEEALAAAAASLTAARETAMERLSVEVSAVLPELGMSNGAVFRAERVPLAQAGAFGAEEVEFRVSLNRGFDPKALSHVASGGEMSRIMLALKTILARLDSVPTLVFDEVDAGIGGRVGLQVGDKMREVAGTHQVFAITHLPQIASRAHVHLLVRKGERDGRTTTEVTPLESADRVQEIARMLGGDPESAVSLEHAAELLERGVGV from the coding sequence ATGCTTTCCGAGCTGCGGATCCGCAACTTCGCGCTGATCGACCGGCTTTCGGTTCGGCTGGGTCCGGGGCTCAACGTGCTCACCGGCGAAACAGGCGCGGGCAAATCCATCATCGTGGGCGCGCTTTCGCTCCTGCTCGGTGAGCGCGCGTCCGCCGACGTGGTGCGCGCGGGCGAGGACCGGGCGTCCGTTGAAGGCGTGTTCGATGTCGCCGGGCGTGAGGACGTGGGCCGCATTCTGGACGAGCGCGGCATCGATCCCGACGAGGACGGCGTGCTGGTGCTGAAGCGCGAGGTGGCCGCCGCCGGCCGCAATCGCGCGTGGGTGAACGGTTCGCCCACGACGGCCGCCGTGCTGGGCGAGCTGGGCCGTGCGCTGGTGGACCTGCACGGCCAGCACGAGCACCAGACGCTGCTGAAGCGCGACGAGCAGCGGGCCATTCTGGATGCCTACGGCGGCCACGGGGAGATGCTGTCCGCCGTCCGCGAGGCGCACCGCGATGCCGTGGCCCTGCGCCGCGACATAGCCGAGCTCGACACGCGGCGGCGCGACGCGGCGCAGCGCGCGGACTTCCTGCGCTTTCAGGCCGACGAGATCGCGGCGGCCTCGCTGAAGCCGGGCGAGGAGGAGGAGATGGAGGACGAGGCCCGCCGGCTGAGCCACTCCGAAGAGCTGCAGGCGCTCTCGGGTGGACTTGCCGACGCGGTCAGCGGCTCCGAGGGAGCGCTGCTTCACGAGGTGGGCAGCCTGCGGCGGCAGATCGACAGCCTGGTGCGCATCGACCCGGCCCAGGAAGACGTCCGCGAGCTGTACGACACCGTCTACTACTCGCTGCAGGAGCTGGGCGAGCGGATGGAGCGGTACAGCTCCACCATCGAGCACGACCCGCGGCGCCTGGAAGAGATCCGCCGCCGGCAGGACCTGGTCTTTCGCCTGAAATCCAAGTACGGGCAGACGCTGGACGAGGTGATCGAGGTGGGCCGGCGCGCGCGGGCGGAGCTGGACCTGGTGGAGGGCGCCGAGTGGGAGCTCGGGGGATTGAAGAAGAAGCTCGCCGCGGCCGAAGAGGCGCTCGCCGCGGCCGCCGCGAGCCTGACCGCCGCGCGTGAGACCGCCATGGAGCGCCTGTCCGTGGAGGTGAGCGCGGTGCTCCCAGAGCTGGGAATGAGCAATGGCGCGGTGTTCCGCGCCGAGCGCGTTCCCCTGGCGCAGGCGGGCGCCTTTGGGGCCGAGGAGGTGGAGTTCCGCGTGTCGCTGAACCGCGGATTCGACCCCAAGGCCCTGTCTCACGTGGCATCGGGCGGCGAGATGTCGCGCATCATGCTGGCGCTGAAGACCATCCTCGCTCGGCTGGACTCGGTGCCCACGCTGGTGTTCGACGAGGTGGACGCGGGGATCGGCGGGCGGGTGGGGCTGCAGGTGGGCGACAAGATGCGGGAGGTGGCGGGCACTCACCAGGTGTTCGCGATCACGCACCTTCCGCAGATCGCCAGCCGCGCGCACGTGCACCTGCTGGTGCGAAAGGGCGAGCGCGACGGCCGCACGACCACGGAGGTAACGCCCCTGGAGTCGGCCGATCGCGTGCAGGAGATTGCCCGCATGCTGGGCGGCGACCCCGAGAGTGCCGTGTCGCTGGAGCACGCGGCCGAACTGCTGGAGCGCGGGGTGGGGGTATAA